In Flavobacteriales bacterium, the DNA window TACTTCCTAAAGGTAAGCACCCGTGAAGGATCCGGCAGAACGTACCGCATCGCCAAACAATAAGAAAAGGCGCCTTTCGGTGCACCTTTGTCGTTCATTGGGCCGCAGGCCCAGAATCACTAAAACCTCAGGAGCGCGCTTGCCCAGGTGAAGCCCGAGCCAAACGCCGCCAGCATCACGAGGTCTCCCTCCTTTACTTTGCCTTCCTGCACGGCTTCGGAAAGTGCAATGGGTATCGAGGCGGCCGTAGTATTTCCGTAGCGCATGATGTTGTTGTACACCTGATCGTCGGACAATCCCATCTTCTTTTGAATGAACTGAGAAATCCGCAGGTTGGCCTGGTGCGGCACCAACATATCGATATCGTTGGGTCCGTATCCATTGGTCTTTAAGGCTTCCATGATCACCTCCGCGAAACGCGTTACGGCGTGTTTGAACACGAAATTACCGTTCATGTAAGGGTAATAGCTCACGTCTTCGGGGTAGTTCTCTTCGATGATGGTATCTACCCAGCGGCGAGTGGCCGGGCCGATCAGCACCAGCTCCTCGGCGTGTTTTCCCTCTGAGTGCAAGTGCGTAGACATAACGCCGTGGTCATCTCCTTCGTAACGCTGAAGGACCGCAGCTCCGGCACCATCGCCAAAGATCACCGACACTCCTCTACCGCGAGCCGTCATTTCGAGTCCGCCCGAGTGATACTCCGCCCCGATCACCAGAACGTTCTTATACATCCCGGTCTTAATGAATTGATCGGACACGGAAAGCGCATATACGAAGCCCGAACATTGATTGCGCACGTCGAGTGCACCGATCTCCTGAATGCCGAGTTGCTCTTGAACCTGTACACCTGGTCCCGGAAAGTAGTAATCAGGGCTCAGGGTAGCGAAAACGATGAAATTGATATCGTCCTTGGTGAGACCGGCATTTTCAATGGCCATGAGCGCGGCCTTGGTACCCATGGTACTCGTTGTATCTTCCTTTCCGTCGGCAAACCGCCGTTCCTTGATACCAGTACGCTCCTGAATCCACGCGTCGTTGGTGTCCATATGCTTCGACAGGTCGTCATTCGTCACCACTTTCGGCGGCACATAATGACCCATGCCCACTATTCGTGAATTATACATTTATCAATCTGTTTTGGTTATGGTTCGGAGGCTCTGTGCCTGCGGCACGATTGGCACCTCACAGGATGAATATACACAAATATTGATTCGCGAATTCCGTCAAAATGACAGCGACCTGTCAGTTGACACCCCTTGGCACAGAACTTGGTCTTTGGCCGCTAAACAAAGCAATAGACCATGGCTAAAGGAAAAATAAACGTTCAGTCGGAGAATATTTTCCCGATCATCAAGAAATTCTTGTACAGCGATCAAGAGATCTTCGTTCGCGAATTGATCTCAAACGCAGTGGACGCTACACAGAAGCTTCAGACCTTGGCTCGGCTCGGAGATTTCAAGGGCGAAATGGGAGACACCACCATTGAAGTTTCGATCGACAAAGAAGCAAAGACCCTGACTTTCAAGGACAAGGGTATCGGAATGACCAGCGACGAGGTCAAGAAATACATCAACCAGGTCGCATTTTCAGGTGCTAAGGAGTTCATGTCTCAATACGAAGACAAAATGGACGGAAAAGGAATTATAGGAAACTTTGGACTTGGGTTCTATTCTTCGTTCATGGTGTCCGATAAAGTCGAGATCCACACTAAATCGTACAAGAACGGTGAAGGAACCGAAGCCGTTCGGTGGGAGTGCGATGGTGACCCCGAGTACCGCCTGACCAAAAGCAAAAAAGAGGATCGCGGATCAGAGATCGTCTTGCACATCAACGCAGAGTCGGCTGAATTCCTGGAAGAACACCGCATTCGCGAGATCCTCGACAAGTACTGTAAATTCCTTCCGGTTGAGATTCAATTCGAAACCAAAGAAATCGAAGAAGGAGAAGGCGATGATAAGGTAAAGAAGACCGTTCCGGATATCATCAACAATCCGAATCCAGCTTGGACCAAAGCTCCGAGCGATTTGGAAGAGCAGGATTACAAGGAATTTTACCGCGAGCTCTACCCTATGCAGTTCGACGAGCCCTTGTTCCACATTCATCTGAATGTCGACTACCCCTTCAATTTGACCGGAATACTGTTTTTCCCCAAGATCAAGAACAACATCGAAGTTCAGAAAGACAATATCCAGCTGTACAGCAATCAAGTTTTTGTTACCGATAGCGTTGAAGGTATTGTGCCGGACTTTTTGACACTCCTACAGGGGGTTATTGACTCGCCCGATATTCCGTTGAACGTATCGCGCAGTTATTTGCAAAGCGATAGCAATGTGAAGAAGATATCGGCTCACATCACCAAAAAGGTCGCTGATAAGCTCGAAGAGTTGTTCAAGAACGACCGCGAGCGCCTTGAGTCGATCTGGGAAGACATCAAGGTAATCATTGAGTACGGAATGTTGAGTGAAGAGAAATTCTTTGACAAAGCAAAAAATTTCAACCTCTACCCCAATGTCGGTGGCGAGCACTTCACCTTTGAAGAGTACACGGAAAAGATCAAAGCCGCTCAAACCGATAAGGACGGAAAGCTCGTGTACTTGTATACGAACAATCCCGAAGAGCAGCACGGGTTCATCGAAGAAGCCAAAGGACACGGCTACGATGTATTGCACCTCGATAGCCCGATCGTAGGACACTTACTCCAAAAGCTCGAAATGGATGGTGAAAAGATCACTTTTGCGCGAGTCGATAGCGAGCCGATCGAAAAGCTCATCGCTAAGGACGACGAGCATCCTTCTAAACTTACCGAGGAAGAGAAAGAAACTTTGAAACCCATTATCGAAGCTGCGGTGCCAAAAGAGCAATTCTCTGTTTCACTTGAAGCGCAAAGCGAGAAATCGCCTGCTTTCAGTATCACTCGTCCAGAATTCATGCGCCGGATGAAGGAAATGAGCATGACCGGTGGGGGCATGATGGGGATGGGCAACCTACCCGATAGCTTCAATCTGATCGTGAACGTCAATCATCCGCTCGTAGAGCGAATTCACACAGAAAAAGACGAGAGCAAGCGAAGCGAACTCATTAACCAGGGAGTAGACTTAGCCAAGTTGTCTCAGAATATGCTCAAGGGTGAGGCGCTCACGAGTTTCATCAAGCGCAGCTACGACCTCATCGACGCCTAAAATTTAGCCTTGTTTCAGATAAAGCCATCCTTCGGGGTGGCTTTATTGTTTCTGACCTACATAAAAACGTAACTTTTCGGTCAATCTTGAAGCAACGCTATGAACTTCACCCGGAGGTACACCCTGTACGGTTTTCTATTCGGGATGTTCTTTCCTCTGATCGCCACGCTGATCAGGGCCGAACACTTTCCGGACAGCTCGTATTTGGGCCTTCATCTGAACGACGGTCTCATGCTGATGATCGACACGGTGCCAATTTTTCTGGGACTATTTGCCTCCTTCGCAGGGCGGAAACAGGATCGACTAATCGAGTACAATAAAACGCTGGAAGAAAAGGTCATCGAGCGCACCCAAAAACTCGAAAAGCAAAAGGTGCAGCTCGAGATGGAAATAGAAAAAAGAAAGGCATACGAAAAGGATCTCATAGAGGCCAAGGAACTTGCTGAAGCCGGCGCAAGAGCCAAGTCGCAGTTCTTATCGACCATGAGTCACGAAATTCGAACACCTTTGAATGCCGTAATTGGCATGTCGGGGCTTTTGGCCGAAACGGAATTGTCTGAGGAGCAAGTAGACTTCGTGAGAACGATCAAGATTTCGGGGGAGAATCTCCTCAGGGTCATCAACAACATTCTGGATTACTCTAAAATTTAATCTGGAAAACTGGAACTGGAAGAGACCGAGTTTTATCTGGCAGACGTAGCTGAAGATACATTCGACTTGGTGAGTAGTCCGGCTTGATCCAAGAAATTGGAGCTGATGTACTTCATTGAGGAGGATGTTCCTCATTCCATTGTGTCTGATGTAACCCGTCTTCGTCAGGTACTTGTTAACCTCTGTAACAACGCGGTCAAATTCACTGATCAAGGTGAGATATACTTGAATATCCGTCGGCAAGACAGCGAATCGGGTGCTGAACTACTTTTCAAGTTGCGGGTTATCGGAATCGGCATTCCGAAAGAGAAACTGAATAAATTATTCGACAGCTTTACACAGGTGGATGCCTCCACAACCCGTCGCTTTGGCGGAACCGGTTTAGGGCTAGCCATTTGTAAGAAGATCGTTGAGGCCATGGGTGGGCACATCTGGGTAGAGAGTGACGAAGGGGAAGGAACTACTTTTTTCTTTGCCATTCCGTTGATCAAGGGAAGTCAGCTTTCAGCCAAGAAGCACATTATAGATCTTCATCAACTGGAGAACAAACAACTTCTACTACTTGATGACAATCCCACGAATTTGAGCATTCTCGAAAAGCAACTCCTCCCGCTCAATGTAAAGATGCGTTCAACAAAGAGCCCCATTGACGCTTTGGACTGGGTCGTTAATGAAAAGGGGGAATTCGATTTAGCCTTGGTCGATATGAACATGCCCGAAATGGATGGACTACAATGGGCAAAGGTCGTGAGGAAGAAATACGGTAAGTCGGAGCTCCCTGTTGTAGTGCTATCGAGTATTGGTAACTTACTGCACAAGGATGAAAAAGCGGACCTAAATGGCTATTTAACCAAGCCTGTAAGTCGGTTTCGACTTTACAAGCAGGTGGCTTCTGCGCTGGGGCTCAACAGCAATACTCTGGAGTTGGAGAATGAAGGCGATAGCACCTTTAGAAAGGACGTGAAAAATATTTCGATCGAAGACAAAATTCGAATACTTGTCGCCGAGGACAACCCCATCAATCAAAAAGTAATCGTCCACATGTTGCGTAAACTATGCTATGAACCCATTCTGGCATCAAACGGTAGCGAGGCCTATGAGTTATGCGAAAAGATCGATTTCGATTTGGTGTCCATGGACATGGAAATGCCCGAAATGGACGGAATAGAGGCCACTCGAAAGATATTGGCCTCTAGTCGCGAGAAACGGCCACTTATCATTGCTATGACGGCAAACGCCATGGTCGAAGATCAACAGCGATGTATCGAAGCGGGCATGAACGACTTCATCGCAAAACCTTTTACCATACAAGTGGTTCAGAAGATAATCAACCAATATTTTAGTAATGGATAATATGGATAACGTCAATGTATGGGCCGATAAGGCCATGGAGTTGATCATGGATTTCGGTCCAAAAGTGGTATCGGCCGTACTCGTCTTACTCATCGGTTTGCACATAATAAAGATGATTACAAGGCAAACTGGAAAACTCATTGAAAAGCGGGATGTCGACCCTACTCTTCGTCCATTCCTAAGTAGCATGGTCAATTGGGGGCTCAAAGCACTTCTCTTCATATCAGTCGCAGGTATGGTTGGAATCGCCACCACATCATTCGTGGCTGTTCTGGGAGCCGCATCCCTCGCTGTCGGTCTAGCTTTTCAGGGATCGCTGGCCAACTTTGCCGGAGGGTTTTTGATCTTGGTATTCAAACCATTCAAGGTGGGAGACCTTATCGAGGCACAAGGCCATATCGGAACGGTCGAAGAGATCCAGATCTTCCTCACCAAGATCGTCACGGTTCAAAACCACGTGGTGATATTGCCCAATGGAGCCCTTT includes these proteins:
- the htpG gene encoding molecular chaperone HtpG; the encoded protein is MAKGKINVQSENIFPIIKKFLYSDQEIFVRELISNAVDATQKLQTLARLGDFKGEMGDTTIEVSIDKEAKTLTFKDKGIGMTSDEVKKYINQVAFSGAKEFMSQYEDKMDGKGIIGNFGLGFYSSFMVSDKVEIHTKSYKNGEGTEAVRWECDGDPEYRLTKSKKEDRGSEIVLHINAESAEFLEEHRIREILDKYCKFLPVEIQFETKEIEEGEGDDKVKKTVPDIINNPNPAWTKAPSDLEEQDYKEFYRELYPMQFDEPLFHIHLNVDYPFNLTGILFFPKIKNNIEVQKDNIQLYSNQVFVTDSVEGIVPDFLTLLQGVIDSPDIPLNVSRSYLQSDSNVKKISAHITKKVADKLEELFKNDRERLESIWEDIKVIIEYGMLSEEKFFDKAKNFNLYPNVGGEHFTFEEYTEKIKAAQTDKDGKLVYLYTNNPEEQHGFIEEAKGHGYDVLHLDSPIVGHLLQKLEMDGEKITFARVDSEPIEKLIAKDDEHPSKLTEEEKETLKPIIEAAVPKEQFSVSLEAQSEKSPAFSITRPEFMRRMKEMSMTGGGMMGMGNLPDSFNLIVNVNHPLVERIHTEKDESKRSELINQGVDLAKLSQNMLKGEALTSFIKRSYDLIDA
- a CDS encoding response regulator, which produces MYFIEEDVPHSIVSDVTRLRQVLVNLCNNAVKFTDQGEIYLNIRRQDSESGAELLFKLRVIGIGIPKEKLNKLFDSFTQVDASTTRRFGGTGLGLAICKKIVEAMGGHIWVESDEGEGTTFFFAIPLIKGSQLSAKKHIIDLHQLENKQLLLLDDNPTNLSILEKQLLPLNVKMRSTKSPIDALDWVVNEKGEFDLALVDMNMPEMDGLQWAKVVRKKYGKSELPVVVLSSIGNLLHKDEKADLNGYLTKPVSRFRLYKQVASALGLNSNTLELENEGDSTFRKDVKNISIEDKIRILVAEDNPINQKVIVHMLRKLCYEPILASNGSEAYELCEKIDFDLVSMDMEMPEMDGIEATRKILASSREKRPLIIAMTANAMVEDQQRCIEAGMNDFIAKPFTIQVVQKIINQYFSNG
- a CDS encoding ketoacyl-ACP synthase III: MYNSRIVGMGHYVPPKVVTNDDLSKHMDTNDAWIQERTGIKERRFADGKEDTTSTMGTKAALMAIENAGLTKDDINFIVFATLSPDYYFPGPGVQVQEQLGIQEIGALDVRNQCSGFVYALSVSDQFIKTGMYKNVLVIGAEYHSGGLEMTARGRGVSVIFGDGAGAAVLQRYEGDDHGVMSTHLHSEGKHAEELVLIGPATRRWVDTIIEENYPEDVSYYPYMNGNFVFKHAVTRFAEVIMEALKTNGYGPNDIDMLVPHQANLRISQFIQKKMGLSDDQVYNNIMRYGNTTAASIPIALSEAVQEGKVKEGDLVMLAAFGSGFTWASALLRF